Proteins encoded in a region of the Epinephelus lanceolatus isolate andai-2023 chromosome 20, ASM4190304v1, whole genome shotgun sequence genome:
- the rpl22l1 gene encoding ribosomal protein eL22-like isoform X1 produces MAPLKQKRPTVGKKAKKGASWKFTLDLTHPVEDGILDSANFEIFLKERIKVNGKTGNLGNIVQVGRMKNKINVTSEKQFSKRYLKYLTKKYLKKNNLRDWLRVVASDKETYELRYFQISQDDEESEADE; encoded by the exons ATGGCGCCG CTCAAACAGAAGAGACCAACTGTTGGCAAGAAGGCCAAAAAGGGAGCTTCATGGAAGTTCACCTTGGACCTGACCCACCCTGTGGAGGATGGGATCCTGGACTCTGCAAACTTT GAAATCTTCCTCAAAGAGAGGATAAAGGTCAACGGAAAGACGGGGAATCTGGGTAACATCGTCCAGGTCGGCCGCATGAAGAACAAGATCAACGTCACGTCTGAGAAGCAGTTCTCCAAAAG GTATCTGAAGTACCTAACGAAGAAGTACCTGAAGAAGAACAACCTCCGCGACTGGCTGAGAGTGGTGGCATCCGACAAGGAGACGTACGAGCTGCGTTACTTCCAGATCAGTCAGGACGACGAGGAGTCGGAGGCAGATGAATaa
- the rpl22l1 gene encoding ribosomal protein eL22-like isoform X2, whose amino-acid sequence MGSWTLQTLALFPSSKYTRVLFPSASLCSVQQEIFLKERIKVNGKTGNLGNIVQVGRMKNKINVTSEKQFSKRYLKYLTKKYLKKNNLRDWLRVVASDKETYELRYFQISQDDEESEADE is encoded by the exons ATGGGATCCTGGACTCTGCAAACTTT GGCCCTCTTCCCTAGCTCCAAATATACTAGGGTTCTCTTCCCTAGTGCGTCACTGTGTTCTGTCCAACAGGAAATCTTCCTCAAAGAGAGGATAAAGGTCAACGGAAAGACGGGGAATCTGGGTAACATCGTCCAGGTCGGCCGCATGAAGAACAAGATCAACGTCACGTCTGAGAAGCAGTTCTCCAAAAG GTATCTGAAGTACCTAACGAAGAAGTACCTGAAGAAGAACAACCTCCGCGACTGGCTGAGAGTGGTGGCATCCGACAAGGAGACGTACGAGCTGCGTTACTTCCAGATCAGTCAGGACGACGAGGAGTCGGAGGCAGATGAATaa